The Colletotrichum higginsianum IMI 349063 chromosome 2, whole genome shotgun sequence genome has a segment encoding these proteins:
- a CDS encoding Acyl-thioesterase — MHLDPGDGRRLTSQDEESYWQSVKMLQKEDDERMESDLVANTKYYMARLTDLNHQKQELERRALEVHRAISREHKSLEDLTNRFQEARMDLQLQRENHHRVVAAWFAEEHRKENDERARIAAAALAAPSHRHAASAETTQAIKAPNGIPSGIPSGIPNGIPNGIPNGIPNLPNGAMLNNGDHRNGPHPSIPVPGRPDQPPLTMIMDALGRSIGPVNRLLSSNRSVIFLSGLPQKRAVQLRPGVVLGQQDLKQLGEAEEKWMGAVIQATGLVRKQSQQCNMCARGQGPFAQCIGLDMPEFQACGNCMWQRTNCCEPLAAEQTPTITKFRAFNAPTQDPQGDRGPVNGNFNGSTTPASLSRPNSRDKSFLEGSTATDETEEDLTPITKATLTLKHDGTVYTHPECMEGVPVGKIDQDHPYWDQSWPEIAPTIEPTLQTWRDKLQAALEKGQNSMKFQLGRQVNRGETILKFLEDADFCPYQLVAKKYMMTRLVSYDTIFRLADTLRTLEGFKTLDITPLEWLRQRLQEIITAEGPSFNLAKTIHDFYHDSKYVALRLANGKKSIGRPSGMKMTPKDSPNSSKGTPNMKKRKLFISEEFPGASQRPLAPTPTTAHYPHPQPLLQSQSHVFHEEPQRSAPPTPELARPYKKFKMYQGPRKAKDPDLEYDGFTDIDEFSGDHIGNHDWALNRIKSRLNTASTGVTQYWHWIPDGGEEVFEHQVLAEGDNCTWGIYRKPINFHLELEHIQEMRWATETLKVIVVCKDGAVSSPTGEPRGNLMAEFKRDRTKRRFLDFCSKKGVALVKVEADVIEKAWDEYESLEVLAMGDSEID; from the exons ATGCACCTcgaccccggcgacggcaggCGCTTGACGTCCCAAGACGAGGAAAGCTACTGGCAATCGGTGAAAATGCTGCAaaaagaagacgacgagaggATGGAGAGTGACCTCGTGGCTAACACCAAGTATTACATGGCCCGCCTGACAGATCTGAACCACCAGAAGCAGGAGCTCGAGAGACGTGCGCTTGAGGTCCACCGCGCCATCAGTCGAGAACATAAGAGCCTGGAGGACCTCACCAACCGTTTTCAAGAAGCGAGGATGGACCTTCAGCTCCAGCGCGAGAACCATCACAGGGTTGTGGCCGCCTGGTTCGCCGAGGAACATCGCAAAGAGAACGACGAGCGAGCGaggatcgccgccgccgcccttgccgccccCTCGCATCGCCATGCCGCGTCCGCGGAAACCACGCAGGCCATCAAGGCGCCAAACGGAATCCCTAGTGGAATCCCCAGCGGAATCCCCAATGGAATCCCAAATGGAATCCCCAACGGAATTCCCAATCTACCCAACGGTGCGATGCTGAATAACGGAGACCATCGCAACGGCCCTCACCCGTCGATCCCCGTCCCTGGCAGGCCTGACCAGCCGCCGCTTACGATGATTATGGATGCACTAGGTCGCTCCATCGGCCCCGTGAATCGTCTCCTGTCCAGTAACAGGTCCGTCATATTTCTGTCTGGTCTGCCCCAGAAGAGGGCGGTGCAGCTTCGCCCGGGCGTCGTGCTCGGCCAGCAAGACTTGAAGCAACTTggtgaggccgaggagaagtGGATGGGCGCCGTCATCCAAGCGACTGGTCTCGTACGGAAACAATCCCAGCAGTGTAATATGTGTGCCAGGGGCCAAGGTCCTTTCGCCCAATGCATCGGCCTTGACATGCCCGAGTTCCAGGCGTGCGGTAACTGCATGTGGCAGAGGACAAACTGCTGCGAGCCATTGGCGGCAGAGCAAACGCCAACCATCACCAAGTTCAGGGCCTTCAACGCGCCTACACAAGACCCCCAGGGTGACCGGGGCCCCGTAAACGGCAACTTCAACGGCTCCACCACTCCCGCCTCCCTCAGTCGGCCCAATTCCCGAGACAAGAGCTTTCTTGAGGGCTCAACCGCCACGGACGAGACGGAAGAGGACTTGACGCCCATCACCAAGGCAACCCTTACCCTCAAACACGACGGTACTGTCTACACCCACCCAGAGTGCATGGAAGGTGTCCCCGTCGGCAAAATCGACCAGGATCATCCTTACTGGGATCAGTCCTGGCCCGAAATCGCGCCAACAATTGAACCAACCCTGCAGACGTGGCGAGACAAGCTGCAGGCCGCCCTCGAAAAGGGGCAGAACAGCATGAAGTTCCAGCTCGGCCGACAGGTAAACCGTGGAGAGACCATTCTCAAGTTCCTAGAAGACGCCGACTTCTGCCCCTACCAACTGGTGGCCAAGAAGTACATGATGACTCGCCTGGTTTCTTACGACACCATCTTCCGCCTGGCTGACACCCTACGGACCCTGGAAGGCTTTAAGACGCTCGACATTACCCCGTTGGAATGGCTGCGGCAGCGTCTACAGGAGATCATCACGGCCGAAGGCCCCAGCTTCAACCTCGCCAAGACCATCCACGACTTTTATCACGATTCCAAGTACGTCGCTCTGAGGCTTGCCAACGGCAAGAAGAGCATCGGTAGACCGTCGGGCATGAAGATGACGCCAAAGGACTCGCCCAACTCGTCCAAGGGCACGCCGAATAtgaagaagcgcaagctcTTCATTAGCGAGGAGTTCCCTGGCGCCTCACAGCGTCCGCTTGCGCCCACGCCCACGACGGCACATTATCCCCACCCTCAGCCGCTCTTGCAATCGCAGTCCCATGTTTTCCATGAGGAGCCACAAAGGAGCGCGCCACCGACGCCCGAGTTGGCCAGGCCGTACAAGAAGTTCAAGATGTATCAGGGCCCCAGGAAAGCCAAGGACCCGGATCTCGAATACGATGGCTTCACCGACATTGACGAGTTCAGCGGCGACCATATTGGCAACCACGACTGGGCGCTGAACCGAATCAAGTCCCGCCTAAACACCGCTAGTACCGGTGTGACGCAGTACTGGCACTGGATCCCCGACGGTGGCGAGGAAGTTTTCGAGCATCAAGTGCTTGCCGAAGGAGACAACTGTACCTGGGGCATATACCGCAAGCCGATCAACTTCCATTTGGAGTTGGAGCATATCCAGGAGATGCGATGGGCCACCGAAACGCTCAAAGTCATCGTTGTGTGTAAGGATGGCGCTGTATCTTCGCCCACCGGTGAGCCGAGAGGAAACCTCATGGCCGAGTTCAAGCGAGATCGCACCAAGAGGCGCTTTTTAGACTTCTGCAGTAAGAAAGGCGTCGCATtggtcaaggtcgaggc AGACGTCATTGAGAAGGCTTGGGACGAATACGAGTCCCTCGAAGTCCTGGCTATGGGCGATTCTGAGATCGATTAG